The Aptenodytes patagonicus chromosome 28, bAptPat1.pri.cur, whole genome shotgun sequence genome includes a window with the following:
- the LOC143171590 gene encoding olfactory receptor 14A16-like, which translates to MSNGSSTTEFLLLAFTDTRELQLLTFWLFLGIHLAALRGNGIIITAVVYDHRLHTSMYFCLLTLSRRDLGSISTTLPKAMAYSLWDTRATSYPGCAAQLFLLVFFISADCSLLTAMAYDCYVAICKPLHYGTLLGSRACVHVAAAVWGSGFLYAVLHTANTFSLPLCQGNALDQFFCEIPQILRLSCSESDCLREVGLLVLSACLAFGCFVFIVLSYVQIFRAVLRIPSELGQHKAFSTCPPHLAVVSLFFSTAVPAYLKPPSIASPSLDLVVSFLYSVVPPAVNPLIYSMRNQELKDALWKLAQWTLFHWQYPASPSLHISQNLS; encoded by the coding sequence atgtccaacggcagctccaccaccgagttcctcctcctggcattcacagacacacgggagctgcagctcttgaccttctggctcttcctgggcatccacCTGGCTGCCCTCCGGGGCAATGGCATCATCATCACCGCTGTAGTCTATGACCACCGACTCCATACCTCCATGTACTTCTGCCTCCTTACCCTCTCCCGCcgcgacctgggctccatctccaccactctccccaaagccatggcctaTTCTCTGTGGGACACCAGGGCCAcctcctacccaggatgtgctgcccagctctttctgttagTCTTCTTTATCTCAGCAGACTGTTCTCTCCTCACTGCCATGGCCTATGActgctacgttgccatctgcaaacccctgcactacgggaccctgctgggcagcagagcttgtgtccacgtggcagcagctgtctggggcagtgggtttttGTATGCCGTGCTTCacactgccaatacattttcactaccactctgtcaaggcaatgccctggaccagttcttctgtgaaatcccccagatcctcaggctctcctgctcagagtcagactgcctcagggaggttgggcttcttgtgcttagtgcctgtttagcatttgggtgttttgttttcattgtgctgtcctacgtgcagatcttcagggccgtgctgaggatcccctccgagctgggacagcataaagccttttccacgtgcccccctcacctggctgtcgtctccctgtttttcagcactgcagtgcctgcctacctgaagcccccctccattgcttccccatccctggacctggtggtgtcatttctgtactcggtggtgcctccagcagtgaacccgctcatctacagcatgaggaatcaggagctcaaggatgccctatggaaactggcacaatggacactgtttcactggcaataccctgcctccccttctctgcacatttcccagaatttatcttag